From Demequina capsici, one genomic window encodes:
- a CDS encoding OmpA/MotB family protein, producing the protein MSRKHEEEEHENHERWAVSYADMMTVLLALFIVLYAISVVDKTKFEELRQSLAIGFGKEAPSVIEGSNGTLTGLDSFQVAPDFTGVAHSGSDGNMDSSASANSDTQLTQDQLDYLKAAAEYEDLNTIQQNLEQTLTDQGLAADVTFQIDERGLIIGLVGSNVFFAPDDAEMTDIARRVVDTLAGPLATQPRQLSVEGHANVIPSSHYATNWELSSDRAVQVLRRFVEANGLPPDRISATGFGDSRPVADGMSDEALAANRRVDIVVESAASEEIRAMLPDIAKAIEDGTVTHESLQAQLAALRVEGMGDL; encoded by the coding sequence ATGAGCCGCAAGCACGAGGAGGAGGAGCACGAGAACCACGAACGGTGGGCCGTGTCGTACGCCGACATGATGACCGTCCTGCTCGCGCTCTTCATCGTGCTGTACGCCATCTCCGTCGTGGACAAGACCAAGTTCGAGGAGCTCCGCCAGTCGCTCGCGATCGGGTTCGGCAAGGAGGCGCCGTCCGTCATCGAGGGCTCCAACGGCACGCTCACCGGCCTGGACAGCTTCCAGGTCGCGCCCGACTTCACGGGAGTCGCGCACTCGGGATCCGACGGCAACATGGACTCCAGCGCCTCCGCGAACAGCGACACCCAGCTCACGCAGGATCAGCTGGACTACCTCAAGGCCGCTGCCGAGTACGAGGACCTCAACACGATCCAGCAGAACCTGGAGCAGACCCTCACCGACCAGGGCCTCGCGGCGGACGTCACGTTCCAGATCGACGAGCGCGGCCTCATCATCGGCCTCGTCGGCTCCAACGTGTTCTTCGCCCCCGACGATGCCGAGATGACGGACATCGCGCGCCGCGTGGTCGACACGCTCGCAGGGCCTCTCGCCACCCAGCCGCGCCAGCTCTCCGTGGAGGGCCACGCCAACGTGATCCCGTCCTCGCACTATGCGACCAACTGGGAGCTCTCGAGCGACCGTGCCGTCCAGGTGCTGCGCCGCTTCGTCGAGGCGAACGGCCTGCCGCCCGACCGCATCTCCGCGACCGGCTTCGGTGACTCGCGCCCGGTGGCCGACGGCATGTCGGACGAGGCGCTCGCCGCCAACCGGCGCGTCGACATCGTGGTGGAGTCCGCCGCGTCCGAGGAGATCCGAGCCATGCTTCCCGACATCGCGAAGGCGATCGAGGACGGAACCGTCACCCACGAGTCGCTGCAGGCCCAGCTCGCAGCGCTCCGAGTCGAAGGGATGGGAGACCTATGA
- a CDS encoding flagellar hook-length control protein FliK has protein sequence MTTTIPAAPAPSTASQLGAPTVRATSDGSDFARSLASAQADSYRADARSDAARRDTASDRAAADRAADGRRADARRADARRDDLDRASDRATDRARRAADRADRADRADRADRADRADRSDRADHGHRAGGAAAADRGAAPQGAGSSQRTSSTADAASTRTDATGADAAAADAQASAAQAAASAAAQTPDAGAAAVAALTAGMGGAQTMSESMTSRGVVADGDAAQAASDPAAGALPATTVAPGAATAGAATAGAVVLGSGPTGSQAAGAAAARKAADAQPAPGSADSTPAAISATAGGSDAAQLAGAAQPTGVDAGAPRAHHDLGAANQATVLDPAATAGMTSSLAQGAANVATGTRVGQAAARDTSTTIDATTASPVSATAPATAPTGTAATAAATPVVPANPALATQLTGQLAHLKQLPQGEHVLTLSVTPDTFGPVKVVAHITPDGVSVHLFGQSDASREALRGALADLRRDLAATGLTADLDLGSGQAPQGGAPGQDGAPGRGDALPARRDTTPAATTLRVDAMQPTTAPLTSTAIRPGGVDLMI, from the coding sequence ATGACCACCACGATCCCCGCCGCGCCCGCGCCCTCGACGGCGTCGCAGCTCGGCGCCCCGACTGTCAGGGCCACGAGCGATGGCAGCGACTTCGCGCGTAGCCTCGCCTCTGCGCAGGCAGACTCGTATCGGGCCGACGCGCGGTCCGACGCTGCGCGACGTGACACCGCGTCCGATCGTGCGGCTGCCGATCGTGCCGCGGACGGTCGCAGGGCAGACGCCCGCCGCGCGGACGCGCGCCGTGACGACCTGGACCGCGCGTCCGACCGCGCGACCGACCGCGCGCGCCGCGCCGCAGACCGCGCCGATCGAGCAGACCGCGCCGATCGAGCAGACCGCGCCGATCGCGCAGACCGCAGCGACCGCGCAGACCACGGCCACCGCGCGGGCGGAGCCGCTGCGGCGGACCGCGGAGCGGCTCCCCAGGGTGCCGGCTCCTCGCAGCGCACGAGCTCGACCGCCGACGCCGCGTCCACGCGCACGGACGCCACCGGCGCGGATGCCGCGGCCGCCGATGCCCAGGCATCAGCGGCGCAGGCGGCTGCCAGCGCTGCAGCACAGACACCTGACGCCGGTGCCGCGGCGGTCGCCGCGCTCACCGCCGGCATGGGGGGAGCGCAGACCATGTCCGAGTCGATGACCTCGCGGGGCGTCGTGGCAGACGGAGACGCCGCGCAGGCAGCGTCCGATCCTGCCGCCGGGGCGCTGCCCGCGACGACTGTCGCGCCGGGTGCGGCGACCGCTGGTGCGGCGACCGCGGGGGCCGTCGTGCTCGGCTCCGGCCCCACGGGCTCCCAGGCTGCTGGTGCCGCCGCGGCCAGGAAGGCCGCCGATGCTCAGCCCGCTCCCGGCTCAGCCGACTCGACGCCAGCCGCCATCTCCGCCACGGCGGGCGGATCCGACGCCGCGCAGCTCGCCGGTGCCGCGCAGCCCACCGGCGTGGACGCCGGAGCGCCGCGCGCCCACCACGACCTGGGCGCGGCGAACCAGGCGACGGTGCTCGACCCGGCCGCCACGGCCGGCATGACCTCCAGCCTGGCGCAGGGCGCGGCGAACGTCGCCACCGGCACCCGCGTCGGCCAGGCGGCGGCGCGGGACACGTCGACGACGATCGACGCGACCACCGCGTCGCCCGTCTCCGCCACGGCACCCGCGACGGCCCCGACCGGAACCGCCGCCACGGCAGCCGCCACCCCCGTCGTGCCCGCGAATCCTGCGCTCGCCACGCAGCTCACCGGCCAGCTCGCGCACCTCAAGCAGCTTCCGCAAGGCGAGCACGTCCTCACGCTCTCCGTCACCCCGGACACGTTCGGACCGGTCAAGGTCGTCGCGCACATCACGCCCGACGGCGTCTCCGTGCACCTGTTCGGACAGTCCGACGCGTCCCGTGAGGCGCTGCGCGGCGCGCTCGCGGACCTGCGCCGCGACCTGGCCGCGACGGGCCTCACCGCCGATCTGGACCTGGGCTCCGGCCAGGCCCCGCAGGGCGGCGCACCCGGTCAGGACGGCGCACCCGGCCGGGGCGACGCCCTCCCCGCACGTCGCGACACGACCCCCGCCGCCACGACGCTCCGGGTCGACGCAATGCAGCCCACCACCGCACCGCTCACGTCCACGGCCATCCGGCCGGGCGGCGTGGACCTGATGATCTGA
- a CDS encoding flagellar hook protein FlgE translates to MLRSLFSGISGLRAHQTMLDVTGNNIANVNTAGFKSSQVRFQDTLSQVLSNAGAAQTGIGGTNPAQVGLGVKVAGITTNFQQGAAQLTNVATDMMISGDGFFVVNKGGEQLYSRAGAFSFDSLGQLVTPDGGLVQGWAADAAGNIDTNAALQDLRLPVSTLMGASATGSSVFEGNLPSETAVGTTLTRQMDVYDGTGNVHALTVQFTRSAAGWDIAASVGDSTAAGTGSITFNTDGTINTLTMPALTADATIGLPAMTLDLSDLTGFAGLDTLAGSSQDGRAAGNLQSFTINSDGTVMGSFSNGLKQAVGRVALASFTNPGGLEKYGNSLYATTVNSGDPQVGTAGTGGRGSLTGGSLEMSNVDLSAEFTNLIVAQRGFQANSRVITTSDQVLEELVNLKR, encoded by the coding sequence ATGCTCCGTTCGCTGTTCTCCGGCATCTCGGGCCTGCGCGCCCACCAGACGATGCTCGACGTCACCGGCAACAACATCGCCAACGTCAACACCGCCGGCTTCAAGAGCTCGCAGGTGCGCTTCCAGGACACGCTCTCCCAGGTGCTCAGCAACGCCGGCGCCGCGCAGACCGGCATCGGCGGCACGAACCCGGCGCAGGTGGGCCTGGGCGTCAAGGTGGCAGGCATCACCACCAACTTCCAGCAGGGCGCGGCCCAGCTCACCAACGTGGCGACCGACATGATGATCTCCGGTGACGGCTTCTTCGTGGTCAACAAGGGCGGCGAGCAGCTGTACTCGCGGGCCGGAGCCTTCTCGTTCGACTCGCTCGGTCAGCTGGTGACCCCCGACGGCGGCCTGGTCCAGGGCTGGGCGGCCGACGCGGCGGGCAACATCGACACGAACGCGGCGCTACAGGACCTGCGCCTGCCCGTCTCCACGCTCATGGGCGCCTCCGCCACCGGCAGCTCGGTGTTCGAGGGCAACCTGCCGAGCGAGACCGCGGTGGGCACCACGCTCACCCGGCAGATGGACGTGTACGACGGCACCGGCAACGTGCATGCGCTCACCGTGCAGTTCACGCGTTCCGCCGCAGGGTGGGACATCGCCGCCTCGGTGGGCGACTCGACCGCCGCGGGCACCGGCTCGATCACGTTCAACACGGACGGCACGATCAACACGCTCACCATGCCTGCGCTCACGGCCGACGCGACCATCGGCCTGCCTGCCATGACGCTCGACCTGAGCGACCTCACCGGCTTCGCGGGCCTCGACACCCTCGCGGGCTCCAGCCAGGACGGCCGTGCCGCCGGCAACCTGCAGTCGTTCACCATCAACTCCGACGGCACCGTGATGGGCTCCTTCTCCAACGGGCTCAAGCAGGCCGTGGGGCGTGTGGCGCTCGCGAGCTTCACCAACCCGGGCGGCTTGGAGAAGTACGGCAACTCGCTGTACGCCACCACCGTCAACTCGGGCGACCCGCAGGTGGGCACGGCCGGCACCGGCGGCCGCGGCTCGCTCACAGGCGGCTCGCTTGAGATGTCCAACGTCGACCTGTCCGCCGAGTTCACCAACCTGATCGTCGCGCAGCGCGGCTTCCAGGCGAACTCGCGCGTCATCACCACGTCCGACCAGGTGCTCGAGGAGCTCGTCAACCTCAAGCGCTGA
- a CDS encoding flagellar FlbD family protein produces MITLTRLNGHSFAVNPDLIERAEATPDTVVTLVDGTKLLVAEDLAALTRIVQEHRASVVARAIEMADGELAQVATVTDLGSRPRLTVTPEAD; encoded by the coding sequence GTGATTACCTTGACGCGCCTCAACGGCCACTCGTTCGCCGTCAACCCCGACCTCATCGAACGCGCGGAGGCCACGCCGGACACGGTCGTCACTCTCGTCGACGGCACCAAGCTGCTGGTCGCGGAGGACCTCGCCGCCCTCACCCGCATCGTCCAGGAGCACCGCGCGAGCGTGGTCGCCAGGGCCATCGAGATGGCCGACGGTGAGCTCGCGCAGGTCGCGACCGTCACCGACCTCGGCAGCCGACCACGGCTCACCGTGACCCCGGAGGCCGACTGA
- a CDS encoding flagellar motor protein, producing the protein MDVATLIGIGAAFGAVIMAILMEGSTPMSVILPAPMMLVIGGTIGAGLATTTLKGFMGAFTSLRSYLIYKAQDPHETVDLLVSLADKARREGLLALEDATRDIDDDFIKDGLQSAIDGTDPEDLRAVMEAKIDGKKAQDKAIAKVFTDMGGFAPTIGIIGTVVSLVHVLENLADPSSIGHMIASAFVATLWGLLSANLIWLPIAARIKRISEMEAQRMEMAMEGLLAIQAGANPRSVGQRLRALAPEARKPSKEAA; encoded by the coding sequence ATGGACGTCGCCACCCTCATCGGCATCGGGGCGGCGTTCGGTGCCGTCATCATGGCGATCCTCATGGAGGGCTCCACGCCCATGTCGGTGATCCTGCCGGCACCCATGATGCTGGTGATCGGCGGAACGATCGGCGCCGGTCTCGCGACCACCACGCTCAAGGGCTTCATGGGCGCGTTCACCAGCCTGCGCAGCTACCTGATCTACAAGGCGCAGGACCCGCATGAGACGGTCGACCTGCTGGTGTCGCTCGCGGACAAGGCGCGGCGCGAGGGCCTGCTCGCGCTCGAGGACGCCACGCGCGACATCGACGACGACTTCATCAAGGACGGGCTGCAGTCCGCGATCGACGGCACCGACCCGGAGGACCTCCGTGCGGTCATGGAGGCCAAGATCGACGGCAAGAAGGCGCAGGACAAGGCGATCGCCAAGGTGTTCACGGACATGGGCGGCTTCGCGCCGACCATCGGCATCATCGGCACCGTCGTGTCGCTGGTGCACGTGCTGGAGAACCTGGCCGACCCGTCGAGCATCGGCCACATGATCGCGTCCGCGTTCGTCGCGACCCTGTGGGGCCTGCTGTCCGCCAACCTCATCTGGCTGCCGATCGCGGCGCGAATCAAGCGCATCTCGGAGATGGAGGCGCAGCGCATGGAGATGGCGATGGAGGGCCTGCTGGCCATCCAGGCCGGCGCCAACCCGCGATCCGTGGGCCAGCGCCTGCGCGCCCTCGCCCCCGAGGCGAGGAAGCCCTCGAAGGAGGCGGCATGA
- a CDS encoding flagellar motor switch protein FliM, whose product MTGQDRSRRGRGSGAPELYDFTQPMTLTREHSRAIEVALQNFARQWSTVLSSRLGVLATVDLEGLELTGYDAYIHTLPQSTTGVTLMFEPSRTTALLQIPTRLTMTLVDCLLGGPAADLGMEFRELTDIEWTLMSDMLGYACTELGNATRSIAPMSFSLRGVRYSPSFMQLAPAQEPVLVGRFHMSVGPVDEQVTLMVLAEPVVNALRAADEDNHRSAEEQREHDLAVDMLTARLTEVPIPVAVRFEGRSMTAAEVSGLEVGAIVSLHHSVDQPLDVVVDDVCVAHAAIGANGTRVACLVVSTEEEE is encoded by the coding sequence GTGACTGGACAGGATCGTTCGCGGCGTGGACGCGGCTCGGGTGCGCCCGAGCTGTACGACTTCACGCAGCCGATGACGCTCACGCGTGAGCACAGCCGCGCCATCGAGGTGGCGCTGCAGAACTTCGCGCGCCAGTGGAGCACCGTCCTGAGCTCGCGGCTCGGCGTGCTCGCCACCGTGGACCTCGAGGGACTGGAGCTGACCGGCTACGACGCGTACATCCACACGCTGCCGCAGTCGACGACCGGTGTCACGCTGATGTTCGAGCCGAGCCGCACCACCGCGCTGCTGCAGATCCCGACGCGCCTGACCATGACGCTCGTGGACTGCCTGCTGGGCGGACCGGCCGCCGACCTCGGCATGGAGTTCCGCGAGCTGACCGACATCGAGTGGACGCTGATGAGCGACATGCTCGGGTACGCGTGCACCGAGCTCGGCAACGCCACCAGGTCGATCGCTCCCATGTCCTTCTCCCTGCGCGGCGTCCGCTACAGCCCCAGCTTCATGCAGCTCGCCCCCGCCCAGGAGCCCGTGCTCGTGGGCCGCTTCCACATGAGCGTCGGACCCGTCGACGAGCAGGTGACCCTCATGGTGCTCGCCGAGCCCGTGGTCAACGCCCTGCGCGCCGCCGACGAGGACAACCACCGCAGCGCCGAGGAGCAGCGCGAGCACGACCTCGCGGTCGACATGCTCACCGCGCGCCTCACCGAGGTGCCGATCCCCGTCGCGGTCCGCTTCGAGGGCCGTTCCATGACGGCCGCCGAGGTCTCCGGCCTGGAGGTCGGCGCGATCGTGTCGCTCCACCACAGCGTCGACCAGCCTCTCGACGTCGTCGTGGACGACGTCTGCGTCGCCCACGCCGCGATCGGTGCCAACGGCACCCGCGTCGCCTGCCTTGTCGTCTCCACCGAGGAGGAAGAATGA
- a CDS encoding flagellar basal body-associated FliL family protein, whose product MTTQEARIMAPGKPKIGARPTPTPAPEEPKDDGKGGGRKRLLSMIVGLVVLVAAGAAYWFLAGPGAASSTADGAAAEATPAPELGAIQTVDAISVNLDSGHYLRLGLGLQLTADVKEDVDTAKALDAAIALFSGRTQDELSDDTVREQLKQELGAELTDLYDGEVVGVYYTDFVTQ is encoded by the coding sequence ATGACCACCCAGGAGGCCCGCATCATGGCGCCGGGCAAGCCGAAGATCGGCGCCCGGCCGACCCCGACGCCCGCACCCGAGGAGCCGAAGGACGACGGCAAGGGCGGCGGCAGGAAGCGCCTGCTCAGCATGATCGTCGGACTGGTGGTCCTGGTGGCCGCCGGAGCCGCCTACTGGTTCCTCGCGGGTCCGGGCGCGGCGTCGTCGACCGCGGACGGCGCGGCGGCGGAGGCGACGCCAGCCCCCGAGCTGGGCGCCATCCAGACCGTCGACGCGATCTCCGTCAACCTGGACTCCGGCCACTACCTCCGCCTGGGCCTGGGCCTGCAGCTCACGGCCGACGTCAAGGAGGACGTGGACACCGCGAAGGCGCTCGACGCGGCGATCGCGCTGTTCTCCGGCCGCACCCAGGACGAGCTGTCGGACGACACGGTGCGCGAGCAGCTGAAGCAGGAGCTCGGCGCCGAGCTCACCGACCTGTACGACGGCGAGGTGGTCGGGGTCTACTACACCGACTTCGTCACCCAGTAG
- a CDS encoding flagellar hook assembly protein FlgD encodes MTIDATTSLTTTSALSTGTAVSTAKQSMDSEMFMTLLVAQLQNQDPSSPMDTNEMMSQQVQMAQMEQTVTQTSTIQEQFALMMRMAALGVVGQQVSYYDSDGSVVTGQATSASFAASVPAITIGDASVSLDSILSVNAANAASDSTTSDSTASTADATSTPTTDA; translated from the coding sequence ATGACCATCGACGCCACCACCAGCCTCACCACCACCTCCGCGCTGTCCACCGGCACGGCGGTCTCCACCGCGAAGCAGAGCATGGACTCCGAGATGTTCATGACCCTGCTCGTCGCCCAGCTGCAGAACCAGGATCCGTCGTCCCCCATGGACACCAACGAGATGATGTCCCAGCAGGTGCAGATGGCGCAGATGGAGCAGACCGTCACGCAGACGTCGACCATCCAGGAGCAGTTCGCGCTCATGATGCGCATGGCGGCGCTGGGGGTCGTGGGCCAGCAGGTCAGCTACTACGACTCCGACGGCTCCGTGGTCACGGGCCAGGCCACCTCCGCCTCGTTCGCCGCGTCCGTCCCTGCCATCACGATCGGCGACGCCTCGGTGTCGCTCGACTCGATCCTGTCCGTCAACGCGGCGAACGCCGCCTCCGACTCCACCACCTCCGACTCCACCGCGTCGACCGCAGACGCGACCTCCACCCCGACCACCGACGCGTGA
- a CDS encoding flagellar export protein FliJ, producing MSRRFPLEGVLRARRLAEEGAAAELERANRGRRLAEHAVDEATRQLSTLAFPTVGLSRGEMSLGTERTWQAIVASRAATAVRIADLTDTLDQATAKADKASHDWSAARTRASMIEKLGERHAAREAAEELRLEQLVLDEAALRGALKEDEL from the coding sequence ATGAGCCGTCGGTTCCCGCTCGAAGGCGTGCTGCGCGCACGTCGGCTCGCCGAGGAGGGCGCCGCCGCCGAGCTCGAGCGCGCCAACCGTGGCCGCCGCCTCGCCGAGCACGCCGTGGACGAGGCGACCCGTCAGCTCTCCACGCTCGCGTTCCCGACCGTAGGGCTGTCCCGCGGCGAGATGTCGCTGGGCACCGAGCGCACCTGGCAGGCGATCGTCGCCTCCCGCGCCGCCACCGCCGTCCGCATCGCCGACCTCACCGACACGCTCGATCAGGCGACCGCGAAGGCCGACAAGGCGAGCCACGACTGGAGCGCCGCCCGCACGCGCGCCTCCATGATCGAGAAGCTCGGCGAACGTCACGCGGCACGTGAGGCCGCGGAGGAGCTGCGCCTGGAGCAGCTGGTGCTGGACGAGGCCGCCCTGCGCGGCGCCCTGAAGGAGGACGAGCTCTGA